The sequence AGTTTTGAGTTGAGTGCTTTAAACCTCGTAAGGTTGTTTGCCACTAAATTTGAGGGTGGCTGGTTCCGGGTTACTGCCGATATTGCGGTCAATTTTACCCACAAATTCCCGCCCTTCGTTCACTTTTTCAGGGAACACGCCATCTGCGGGATGAAGATACTGAACTTCACCGTTGGGATAAACCCGGTAGATTTTATAGTCATTGATCTTAAATTTGGGCCGCAGTTGGCGATAGGCTAGGGCCAAGCATTGTTCCTTGCGAGCCAGATACAGAAGGTTTTCGCCTTCTTGCATGGTGGCTGCACCGCCAGTGGGCATCTCAAAGACTTGAGCTTTGGGGGATGTCCAAGTGATGGCGTACTTTTCTTCTACTGATGCTTTGGTGAGTAGTCCACCAGTGCTGCCGCCAAATAAGGGCGCTTGTCCGGTCAGTGTCTCACTCATGGTTAAAGCTCTCTCCTCTAAACCAAGATTTTTATGGCATCCTATCACTGAGATGGGGGTGGACTAGAGATTTTGTTAGGAACTGTTACAGTTATTCATAATTGGTGGGCACAAATGGTTATTTTTGTCGCCCAACTGTTGGCGGTCGGCGACGGGAACGGGAAGAACTAACGCCTTTGGAGGAGTGGGGAGAGGGGGGTTTATCAACAATAGGCAGGGTGAAGCGGAATTGACTCCCTTGATCTTTCCCTCCAGACTCAGCCCAAATCTGTCCCCCCCAGTTGCTGACAATTTGACGGCAAATGGCTAAACCGAGACCTGTCCCCCCGGTACTGCGGCGCAGGGCCCCTTCTTCTTGATAAAAGCGATCGAAGACCGTTTCTAGGCGGTTAGGTTCAATGCCGCGACCGCTATCTTCAACCGTCACTAAAACCATGGTTCGGTTATTTGGGGGGCGTTTTGGGGGAGGGACAATATCCTGAAATTGGCTTTGGGTACTCAATATGGCTTGGATGGTGACTTGTCCTTGGGAGGGGGTGAATTTACAGGCATTATCGATCAGTTTGGATAAAACTTCGACTAACCATTCTCCATCGACGTGAACCAGGGGAAGTTGGGTGGGGAGATGGGTAATAATTTGGGGTAATTCTTGGTTGGGTTGATGGCTTCGGATGCTACTGATGGCTAAGTCAATACATTCTTGTAAGGGTAGGGGTTCCGGGTTCCAGTCTACCGAGCCACTTTCCAGGCGAGATAAGGTGAGAAAATCTTGAATCAGTTCTCGCAGTCGTTCGGCATCGTCTAGGGCGGTATTGAGCATCACCTGGCGCAAATCCTGGGGCATGTCCGGTTCGCTGGCTAAACTTTCTAGGCAGACTTGAATGGTGGATAGGGGGGTGCGGAGTTCGTGGCCAGTGATGGCGATCAGGTTGCGGGTGGTGCGGTCGAGGGCTTCGAGTTGTTGGTTGAGGTCTTCGAGGTTGGCATAGGCTTGGGCTTGGATGAGGGCGACTCCAATTTGGGAGGCGATCGCCTGTACCATTTCCAGTTGACTCGATGCCCAAGTATAGGCACTATCTCCACAGTGGTGAATTTCAATCATTCCCAGGAGTTCCTCTTTGTAGAGTACGGGAACCATTAACCAGGAGTGCATTTTAGCCGGGGTGAGTTGATCTCTGAGGGTGGGGTGATTGAGGGTATCCCGGTTTAAGTTACTCAGGTAAGCGTGGTAATGTTGCTCAACTACCTGGGAGAACAGGGGATGCTCTGTGAGAGGCCAAGTTTCCCCTTTCAGAGACGAGAGTTTTCGAGAATTGATGTACTCATATTCAATGGTGACTTGCTTTTGGGTGGCTTTACAGGGGTAAATGAGGCAGCGACAGCTCTCCATGGCTTGGCCGAGTTCTTTGGCCGCTATCTGAAAGATTTCTTCGGGATCGAGGGAGCGGCGAATGGCATCGGTGATCGAGTTGACGAGGCGTTCTTTTTTTTCTTGGTTGGCGATCGCCGTATAGGCCTTCACCAGTTTGTATTGACCCGCTTGTAAATAGGTCACTAGGCGCTCGGCAAAGGGAGCCGGATCGAGATGAGTGATTTGACAAGCTGGAGCTTGAGTAATGCGAGTTTGAGCTTGTTCAATCTTTGTGGCTAATTCCGGACGATAATCTAGAATTCGGGAGAGCAGGGCATGGGCTGCCTCTTCACACACCTGGCGATCGAACGTCCAAATTCCCTCAAAGCGTCGCGCTTGATCCATCGTCATCAACGGCAATTCCGGCAACCCCATCCCCAATGGATCGCGTTCGCGACAAATTAAACAAGTGGCATACTGCTGACCAATAATCACCAAATGCCACTCATGCTTGAGTTCATCCTGTAAATCAAAGGCAATCGTTTCATACTCCTGGGAAGCGCTCTTAAACTCCGTTTCTGGAGCCGCCAGAATATAAACCTGATCCGTTTGCTGGGCAATGCGGCGATAACGATGGGACTCTTGGCGATAAAACCGTTCTCGCTGGAAATTGGCAATCACTAAGGGCCGATCCCCCCCAGCCAATACCTGGTCTTCCATGGCATGGGAAAGGGCTGTCAAAGACGGCTTAAAATAAATTTGCGATCGCAGTTCGGGTAACCTTTGTAAGAGGTCAGCCAACACGGAAGTGTAATTACTC is a genomic window of Roseofilum capinflatum BLCC-M114 containing:
- a CDS encoding DICT sensory domain-containing protein, which encodes MSNYTSVLADLLQRLPELRSQIYFKPSLTALSHAMEDQVLAGGDRPLVIANFQRERFYRQESHRYRRIAQQTDQVYILAAPETEFKSASQEYETIAFDLQDELKHEWHLVIIGQQYATCLICRERDPLGMGLPELPLMTMDQARRFEGIWTFDRQVCEEAAHALLSRILDYRPELATKIEQAQTRITQAPACQITHLDPAPFAERLVTYLQAGQYKLVKAYTAIANQEKKERLVNSITDAIRRSLDPEEIFQIAAKELGQAMESCRCLIYPCKATQKQVTIEYEYINSRKLSSLKGETWPLTEHPLFSQVVEQHYHAYLSNLNRDTLNHPTLRDQLTPAKMHSWLMVPVLYKEELLGMIEIHHCGDSAYTWASSQLEMVQAIASQIGVALIQAQAYANLEDLNQQLEALDRTTRNLIAITGHELRTPLSTIQVCLESLASEPDMPQDLRQVMLNTALDDAERLRELIQDFLTLSRLESGSVDWNPEPLPLQECIDLAISSIRSHQPNQELPQIITHLPTQLPLVHVDGEWLVEVLSKLIDNACKFTPSQGQVTIQAILSTQSQFQDIVPPPKRPPNNRTMVLVTVEDSGRGIEPNRLETVFDRFYQEEGALRRSTGGTGLGLAICRQIVSNWGGQIWAESGGKDQGSQFRFTLPIVDKPPSPHSSKGVSSSRSRRRPPTVGRQK
- a CDS encoding photosystem I reaction center subunit II PsaD, yielding MSETLTGQAPLFGGSTGGLLTKASVEEKYAITWTSPKAQVFEMPTGGAATMQEGENLLYLARKEQCLALAYRQLRPKFKINDYKIYRVYPNGEVQYLHPADGVFPEKVNEGREFVGKIDRNIGSNPEPATLKFSGKQPYEV